A single Saccopteryx bilineata isolate mSacBil1 chromosome 7, mSacBil1_pri_phased_curated, whole genome shotgun sequence DNA region contains:
- the KLHL25 gene encoding kelch-like protein 25 isoform X2, producing MSVSVHETRKSRSSTGSMNITLFHKASHPDCVLAHLNTLRKHRMFTDVTLWAGDRAFPCHRAVLAASSRYFEAMFSHGLRESRDDTVNFQDNLHPEVLELLLDFAYSSRIVINEENAESLLEAGDMLQFHDVRDAAAEFLEKNLFPSNCLGMMLLSDAHQCRRLYEFAWRMCLGHFETVRQGEDFNGLSKDKLLDLISSDDLETEDERGVFEAILQWVKHDLEGRKAHLAELLRSVRLALLPTDCLREAVSREALLAGDEHTQLIIDEALHCKAKILQNDGVVTSPCARPRKAGHTLLILGGQTFMCDKIYQVDHKAKEIIPKADLPSPRKEFSASAIGCKVYVTGGRGSENGVSKDVWVYDTVHEEWSKAAPMLIARFGHGSAELENCLYVVGGHTSLAGVFPASPSVSLKQVEKYDPGANKWTMVAPLRDGVSNAAVVSAKLKLFVFGGTSIHRDMVSKVQCYDPSENRWTIKAECPQPWRYTAAAVLGSQIFIMGGDTEFTAASAYRFDCETNQWTRIGDMTAKRMSCHALASGNKLYVVGGYFGTQRCKTLDCYDPTADTWSCITTVPYSLIPTAFVSTWKHLPA from the coding sequence ATGTCGGTCAGTGTCCACGAGACCCGCAAGTCACGCAGCAGCACGGGCTCCATGAACATCACCCTCTTCCACAAGGCCTCGCACCCCGACTGCGTGCTGGCCCACCTCAACACGCTGCGCAAGCACCGCATGTTCACCGACGTCACCCTCTGGGCCGGCGACCGCGCCTTCCCCTGCCACCGCGCCGTGCTGGCCGCCTCCAGCCGCTACTTCGAGGCCATGTTCAGCCACGGGCTGCGGGAGAGCCGGGACGACACGGTCAACTTCCAGGACAACCTGCACCCCGAGGTGCTGGAGCTGCTGCTGGACTTCGCCTACTCGTCCCGCATCGTCATCAACGAGGAGAACGCTGAGTCGCTGCTGGAGGCGGGCGACATGCTGCAGTTCCACGACGTGCGGGATGCGGCCGCCGAGTTCCTGGAGAAGAACCTCTTCCCCTCCAACTGCCTGGGCATGATGCTGCTGTCGGACGCCCACCAGTGCCGCCGGCTGTACGAGTTCGCCTGGCGCATGTGCCTGGGGCACTTCGAGACGGTGCGCCAGGGCGAGGACTTCAACGGCCTGTCCAAGGACAAGCTGCTGGACCTCATCTCCAGCGACGACCTGGAGACGGAGGACGAGCGGGGGGTCTTCGAGGCCATCCTCCAGTGGGTGAAGCATGACCTGGAGGGCCGCAAGGCCCACCTGGCCGAGCTGCTCCGGAGCGTGCGGCTGGCCCTGCTGCCCACCGACTGCCTGCGGGAGGCCGTGTCCCGCGAGGCCCTGCTCGCGGGGGACGAGCACACCCAGCTCATCATAGACGAGGCGCTGCACTGCAAGGCCAAGATCCTGCAGAACGACGGGGTGGTCACCAGCCCCTGCGCCCGGCCACGCAAGGCGGGCCACACGCTGCTCATCCTGGGCGGCCAGACCTTCATGTGCGACAAGATCTACCAGGTGGACCACAAGGCCAAGGAGATCATCCCCAAGGCGGACCTGCCCAGCCCCCGGAAGGAGTTCAGCGCCTCGGCCATTGGCTGCAAGGTCTACGTGACCGGGGGCCGGGGCTCCGAGAACGGGGTCTCCAAGGACGTGTGGGTGTACGACACCGTCCACGAGGAGTGGTCCAAGGCGGCGCCCATGCTGATCGCCCGCTTTGGCCACGGCTCGGCCGAGCTGGAGAACTGTCTCTATGTGGTGGGGGGACACACATCCCTGGCGGGCGTCTTCCCGGCCTCCCCGTCCGTCTCTCTGAAGCAGGTGGAGAAGTACGACCCCGGGGCTAACAAGTGGACGATGGTGGCCCCGCTGAGGGACGGCGTCAGCAACGCGGCAGTGGTGAGTGCCAAGCTGAAGCTGTTCGTTTTCGGAGGGACCAGCATCCACCGGGACATGGTGTCCAAAGTCCAGTGCTACGACCCCTCGGAGAACCGGTGGACGATCAAGGCCGAGTGCCCCCAGCCCTGGCGGTACACGGCCGCCGCCGTGCTGGGCAGCCAGATCTTCATCATGGGGGGCGACACGGAGTTCACCGCGGCCTCCGCCTACCGCTTCGACTGTGAGACCAACCAGTGGACGCGGATCGGGGACATGACCGCCAAGCGCATGTCCTGTCATGCGCTGGCCTCAGGCAACAAGCTCTATGTGGTAGGGGGCTACTTCGGGACCCAGAGGTGTAAGACCCTGGACTGCTATGACCCCACTGCAGACACGTGGAGCTGCATCACCACCGTGCCCTACTCGCTCATCCCCACAGCCTTTGTCAGCACCTGGAAGCACCTGCCCGCGTGA
- the KLHL25 gene encoding kelch-like protein 25 isoform X1 translates to MKKPDTGQPEVMERDANREGWLSMSVSVHETRKSRSSTGSMNITLFHKASHPDCVLAHLNTLRKHRMFTDVTLWAGDRAFPCHRAVLAASSRYFEAMFSHGLRESRDDTVNFQDNLHPEVLELLLDFAYSSRIVINEENAESLLEAGDMLQFHDVRDAAAEFLEKNLFPSNCLGMMLLSDAHQCRRLYEFAWRMCLGHFETVRQGEDFNGLSKDKLLDLISSDDLETEDERGVFEAILQWVKHDLEGRKAHLAELLRSVRLALLPTDCLREAVSREALLAGDEHTQLIIDEALHCKAKILQNDGVVTSPCARPRKAGHTLLILGGQTFMCDKIYQVDHKAKEIIPKADLPSPRKEFSASAIGCKVYVTGGRGSENGVSKDVWVYDTVHEEWSKAAPMLIARFGHGSAELENCLYVVGGHTSLAGVFPASPSVSLKQVEKYDPGANKWTMVAPLRDGVSNAAVVSAKLKLFVFGGTSIHRDMVSKVQCYDPSENRWTIKAECPQPWRYTAAAVLGSQIFIMGGDTEFTAASAYRFDCETNQWTRIGDMTAKRMSCHALASGNKLYVVGGYFGTQRCKTLDCYDPTADTWSCITTVPYSLIPTAFVSTWKHLPA, encoded by the coding sequence GCTGGCTCAGCATGTCGGTCAGTGTCCACGAGACCCGCAAGTCACGCAGCAGCACGGGCTCCATGAACATCACCCTCTTCCACAAGGCCTCGCACCCCGACTGCGTGCTGGCCCACCTCAACACGCTGCGCAAGCACCGCATGTTCACCGACGTCACCCTCTGGGCCGGCGACCGCGCCTTCCCCTGCCACCGCGCCGTGCTGGCCGCCTCCAGCCGCTACTTCGAGGCCATGTTCAGCCACGGGCTGCGGGAGAGCCGGGACGACACGGTCAACTTCCAGGACAACCTGCACCCCGAGGTGCTGGAGCTGCTGCTGGACTTCGCCTACTCGTCCCGCATCGTCATCAACGAGGAGAACGCTGAGTCGCTGCTGGAGGCGGGCGACATGCTGCAGTTCCACGACGTGCGGGATGCGGCCGCCGAGTTCCTGGAGAAGAACCTCTTCCCCTCCAACTGCCTGGGCATGATGCTGCTGTCGGACGCCCACCAGTGCCGCCGGCTGTACGAGTTCGCCTGGCGCATGTGCCTGGGGCACTTCGAGACGGTGCGCCAGGGCGAGGACTTCAACGGCCTGTCCAAGGACAAGCTGCTGGACCTCATCTCCAGCGACGACCTGGAGACGGAGGACGAGCGGGGGGTCTTCGAGGCCATCCTCCAGTGGGTGAAGCATGACCTGGAGGGCCGCAAGGCCCACCTGGCCGAGCTGCTCCGGAGCGTGCGGCTGGCCCTGCTGCCCACCGACTGCCTGCGGGAGGCCGTGTCCCGCGAGGCCCTGCTCGCGGGGGACGAGCACACCCAGCTCATCATAGACGAGGCGCTGCACTGCAAGGCCAAGATCCTGCAGAACGACGGGGTGGTCACCAGCCCCTGCGCCCGGCCACGCAAGGCGGGCCACACGCTGCTCATCCTGGGCGGCCAGACCTTCATGTGCGACAAGATCTACCAGGTGGACCACAAGGCCAAGGAGATCATCCCCAAGGCGGACCTGCCCAGCCCCCGGAAGGAGTTCAGCGCCTCGGCCATTGGCTGCAAGGTCTACGTGACCGGGGGCCGGGGCTCCGAGAACGGGGTCTCCAAGGACGTGTGGGTGTACGACACCGTCCACGAGGAGTGGTCCAAGGCGGCGCCCATGCTGATCGCCCGCTTTGGCCACGGCTCGGCCGAGCTGGAGAACTGTCTCTATGTGGTGGGGGGACACACATCCCTGGCGGGCGTCTTCCCGGCCTCCCCGTCCGTCTCTCTGAAGCAGGTGGAGAAGTACGACCCCGGGGCTAACAAGTGGACGATGGTGGCCCCGCTGAGGGACGGCGTCAGCAACGCGGCAGTGGTGAGTGCCAAGCTGAAGCTGTTCGTTTTCGGAGGGACCAGCATCCACCGGGACATGGTGTCCAAAGTCCAGTGCTACGACCCCTCGGAGAACCGGTGGACGATCAAGGCCGAGTGCCCCCAGCCCTGGCGGTACACGGCCGCCGCCGTGCTGGGCAGCCAGATCTTCATCATGGGGGGCGACACGGAGTTCACCGCGGCCTCCGCCTACCGCTTCGACTGTGAGACCAACCAGTGGACGCGGATCGGGGACATGACCGCCAAGCGCATGTCCTGTCATGCGCTGGCCTCAGGCAACAAGCTCTATGTGGTAGGGGGCTACTTCGGGACCCAGAGGTGTAAGACCCTGGACTGCTATGACCCCACTGCAGACACGTGGAGCTGCATCACCACCGTGCCCTACTCGCTCATCCCCACAGCCTTTGTCAGCACCTGGAAGCACCTGCCCGCGTGA